The window CCATCGCCGAAGAGGATGCAGGTTCCTCTGTCACGCCAGTCAACACATGCCGTCAGATGCTCGGCACCTATGACAAGTATGTTCTTTGCGCTTCCTGAACGGATCATTCCGTCTGCAACACGCACTCCGTAAAGAAATCCGGAACACGCCGCCGCAAGGTCGAACGCCATGCAGTTGTTTTTAACTCCCAGCTTATATTGGACACGACAGGCTGTTGAAGGCATTATTGTGTCGGGTGAGAGCGTGCCCACGATTATGGCGTCCAGCTGGTCGGGCTTCATTCCCGCCATATCCAGAGCGTTCTTAGCCGCTTCCGTGGCCATATCGCTGCATGTTTCGTTTTCCGCTATGTGTCTCTGGCTGATGCCAGTTCTTGTTACTATCCATTCGTCGGATGTATCGAGGAATTGTGCGATGTCGTTATTGGTCATAACTTTGGGGGGAAAGTAGGAACCTGTCCCCGCGAATCTTGTGTATATACTCATGCGTCACCTGAGTTCATCAAATATTAATTAGTTTCTCGGTTGAACTTTTCGGGAACATTGTTCCAGAAACACATCCTTTTGTCAACTCGTAATACCCGAATCGGTGACTGTCACGGCTTTCTCTATCTGGTCATTGAGCTTTTGCTTGGCCAGTTCATGAGCCATTTTGATACTGTATTTCACAGCGGTGGAATTTGAACTTCCGTGTCCAATGATGCATACGCCGTTAACGCCCAGAAGAGGTGCTCCGCCGTATGACGAATGGTCTGCCTTCTTCTTGATCCTTTTGAGCGCAGGTATCATGAACAGTGCGCCGATTTTTGAAAGTGTGGATGATTTGAGCTCGTCTTTGAGCATCTTCGAGATGAACCAGCCTGCTGATTCTGAGACCTTCAGCGCAACGTTTCCGGCGAAACCGTCAACAACGATAACGTCGGATGTGCCCCTGAAAACATCTTTGCCCTCCACGTTTCCGTAGAAGTTGATGATGCCCCGCTGACCAAGCTCGGAGAGCTGTTTGAAAACGGTTTTTGTGGTCTCGTTCCCTTTCACATCCTCTTCGCCCACAGACATAAGCCCCACTGTGGGTCTCTCTTTGCCCATTACGATAGATGCGTATGCGCTGGCCATGATGGCGAACTGGATATAGTTCTCCACCTTGCAGTCCACATTCGCACCGACATCGCACATGACCGTGTGCCCCTTAACAGTAGGCATGACAGCAGCAATGGCGGGACGGTCTATCCCGGGCAGTGTCTTAAGGATCATCTTTGCAACGGCCATAACAGCGCCGGTGTTTCCCGCACTGTAAAAAGCAGATCCGCTGCCGTCCTTAACAAGGCGCAGACCTTCATGGATAGAGGAGTTCCTCTTTGCACGAATGATCTGTGAGGGGAGGTCGTCCATAGTGACAACCTGCTCTGTGTGAAAGATCTCGATGTTTTTTGAAGATTTCGGCCCCAGAGCATCAAGCTCCGTTTTAATCATATTCTCATTCCCTACGAGAATGAGTTCTGTACCGAACTCCTGAACAGCTATAACAGCACCCTTGACAATCTCATGGGGAGCGTAGTCCCCCCCCATGGCATCAACGACGACTTTCATGTTATATCTCTTCTTTCGCCACTACCTGTTTCTTATTGTAATACCCGCAAGAAGGGCATACTCTGTGGTTGAGCTTCAGCTCACCGCAGTTGGAGCATTTGCTGTAAGCCATAGTAACCGCATGGTGGTGGCTTCTTCTGTTGCCCTTTTTCATTCTCGATGTTTTACCCTTAGGTACACCCATTTTATACTCCTATGAGAGCAGCCGCAGCTTTTCGCACGGCCTCAGTTGTTTTTTAATTTATCCAAGCCCGACCATCTGGGATCGGTTTCTTCTTTACATTTGCAGCTTCCGGTGTTCAGATTTTCGCCGCACTTGGGGCAAAGTCCTTTGCAGTCATCGCCGCATACCAGTCTGAGGGGCAGATGAAAGGCGACCTCCTGACGAACTATCTCGTGCAGGTCTATCTCGTCCTCTTCTATCCAGCAGACACCCATATCGTCGTCGGTAAGCTCCGCTTCCTCTTTAACATCCTCCAGAGACTGCTGCATCAGCTGGATGCCCGCTGTCTGTCTGCCGAAGCCCTTTGTAAGCTCAAGGCATCTGGCACACGGTGTCTCGTAGCTGTAGCTGAACGAAATGTCCAGAAACAGACCTGAGTCCGTGGGGATGAAATCCGCAGAGAAGCTCTCAACGGTAACCTTCATGTCATCTTCGGTGAAGGCGAAGTCTCCTTCGAAATGACCGCCTTCTTCCAGAAGTTCTTCAAAAGACAGCTTCACGATATCAACTCCAGTTTAAAGGTCAAAGAGCAACAATACTAGTCACTCAATTTATGAAAGTCAAGTCTATTTTCATCAAAATCCACTCCGACCCTCCTTTAATGGAGGCTTGAAGGGATTCTTTTGTCTTACTTCCTTATCCCCGAATGTCCGAAACGCTCCGTAAGCACCGCTGTGACCTCTTCGAAGGGTACGCCCCGCATCTCCAGAGCCACTATCATATGATATATATAGTCCGCCGCCTCGCCCGCAACGTCCTTGTCGCTTTCAACAAGGATAGCCTTGATAAGTTCGGC of the Seleniivibrio woodruffii genome contains:
- the plsX gene encoding phosphate acyltransferase PlsX, with the protein product MKVVVDAMGGDYAPHEIVKGAVIAVQEFGTELILVGNENMIKTELDALGPKSSKNIEIFHTEQVVTMDDLPSQIIRAKRNSSIHEGLRLVKDGSGSAFYSAGNTGAVMAVAKMILKTLPGIDRPAIAAVMPTVKGHTVMCDVGANVDCKVENYIQFAIMASAYASIVMGKERPTVGLMSVGEEDVKGNETTKTVFKQLSELGQRGIINFYGNVEGKDVFRGTSDVIVVDGFAGNVALKVSESAGWFISKMLKDELKSSTLSKIGALFMIPALKRIKKKADHSSYGGAPLLGVNGVCIIGHGSSNSTAVKYSIKMAHELAKQKLNDQIEKAVTVTDSGITS
- the rpmF gene encoding 50S ribosomal protein L32, translating into MGVPKGKTSRMKKGNRRSHHHAVTMAYSKCSNCGELKLNHRVCPSCGYYNKKQVVAKEEI
- a CDS encoding YceD family protein, whose amino-acid sequence is MKLSFEELLEEGGHFEGDFAFTEDDMKVTVESFSADFIPTDSGLFLDISFSYSYETPCARCLELTKGFGRQTAGIQLMQQSLEDVKEEAELTDDDMGVCWIEEDEIDLHEIVRQEVAFHLPLRLVCGDDCKGLCPKCGENLNTGSCKCKEETDPRWSGLDKLKNN
- the hisE gene encoding phosphoribosyl-ATP diphosphatase, with the protein product MDTSIIGKVVDVVRERKANPSDSSYTCKLLEGGANKIIKKLGEENAELIKAILVESDKDVAGEAADYIYHMIVALEMRGVPFEEVTAVLTERFGHSGIRK